A portion of the Echeneis naucrates chromosome 5, fEcheNa1.1, whole genome shotgun sequence genome contains these proteins:
- the tmem167b gene encoding protein kish-B, which translates to MTNVYSFDGILVFGLLFICTCAYLKKVPRLNSWLLSEKKGVWGVFYKAAVIGTRLHIAVAISCLAMAFYVVFLK; encoded by the exons ATGACAAATG tgtaCTCTTTCGACGGCATCCTTGTGTTCGGGCTGCTGTTCATCTGCACTTGTGCGTACCTCAAAAAGGTGCCTCGCCTTAACAGCTGGCTCCTGTCAGAGAAGAAAGGAGTGTGGGGTGTTTTTTACAAAG CTGCAGTAATTGGGACACGGCTCCACATTGCTGTGGCGATATCCTGCCTGGCCATGGCTTTCTACGTTGTCTTCTTGAAATGA